One genomic region from Thermococcus celericrescens encodes:
- a CDS encoding cell division protein: protein MEMKKLVGNVLLTVGLVAGAITAARIPPMWGGLAASLVVMGAGIFLRRQGAKEELHRAAQSGTGGVRELERLLTDALGRIERIMDAPREKAVEELTGILEELDEFAEKAQPLRIEGLMTYGTIMSVFSRGERALNRAWSAFADGYENEGRRYLRYGYDDLKETLSAVKALKV, encoded by the coding sequence ATGGAAATGAAGAAGCTCGTTGGAAACGTCCTGCTCACGGTAGGCCTCGTTGCGGGAGCCATCACCGCCGCCAGGATCCCTCCCATGTGGGGCGGCTTAGCCGCTTCCCTGGTCGTCATGGGGGCGGGCATCTTCCTCAGGCGCCAGGGTGCGAAGGAGGAGCTCCACAGGGCGGCCCAGAGTGGAACCGGAGGCGTCAGGGAGCTTGAGAGGCTCCTCACCGATGCCCTTGGCAGGATCGAGAGGATAATGGACGCCCCGCGCGAGAAGGCCGTTGAAGAACTCACCGGAATCCTCGAGGAGCTCGATGAGTTCGCCGAGAAGGCGCAGCCCCTCAGGATAGAGGGCCTCATGACCTACGGAACCATCATGAGCGTCTTTAGCAGGGGCGAGAGGGCCCTCAACAGGGCCTGGAGTGCCTTCGCAGACGGGTATGAAAACGAGGGAAGGAGATACCTCCGCTACGGCTACGACGACCTCAAGGAGACCCTCAGCGCGGTCAAGGCGCTGAAGGTCTGA
- a CDS encoding OPT/YSL family transporter yields the protein MILLYLTGKQVPLTILLGATVGVAISGAADMMQDLKTGHLVGGIPSRQQKVELLTAWIGPIIALTVVGLIWKAYGIGNETVPAPQAMALKSMVDAILGGNVPVDKFIAGGILGFALSMSGIPGLGVLVGLSMYLPMLYILPYGLGCIVHEVAKRKKGNEFITEKVLPVAAGLMVGEAAMTLLFAVLTVMGVLHP from the coding sequence CCACCGTCGGTGTCGCCATCTCCGGCGCCGCCGACATGATGCAGGACCTCAAGACCGGCCACCTCGTTGGCGGTATTCCCTCCAGGCAGCAGAAGGTTGAGCTCCTCACCGCCTGGATAGGCCCGATAATAGCCCTCACCGTCGTTGGCCTCATATGGAAGGCCTACGGCATCGGAAACGAGACCGTCCCGGCCCCGCAGGCCATGGCCCTCAAGTCCATGGTCGATGCGATCCTCGGCGGCAACGTCCCGGTGGACAAGTTCATCGCGGGAGGAATCCTCGGCTTCGCCCTCTCCATGAGCGGAATACCGGGACTTGGCGTCCTCGTCGGCCTGTCGATGTACCTGCCGATGCTCTACATCCTGCCCTACGGCCTAGGCTGTATCGTCCACGAGGTGGCGAAGAGGAAGAAGGGCAACGAGTTCATAACCGAGAAGGTGCTCCCGGTCGCGGCCGGACTGATGGTCGGAGAGGCGGCAATGACGCTCCTCTTCGCGGTCCTGACCGTTATGGGAGTGCTCCACCCGTGA
- the trm14 gene encoding tRNA (guanine(6)-N2)-methyltransferase: MRLLLTTSQGIEDLAKGEVENLLSRLGVPFRVEERPLGVEGRVLAEVGEAYYTDEKGRKRDLSVPTYLNERSRLLHRVILEIASERFEGIDGEEPEKALKRIEDFVASLPVERYIKTSESFAVRSFRKGEHRITSIEVSKTVGKAIFERLERFGTPKVNLDHPAVIFRAELVGDVFFLGVDTTGDSSLHKRPWRVYDHPAHLKASIANALIELAKPDGGPFIDPFCGSGTIPIELALRGYDGRIIGLEKYRKHLRGAEMNALSAGVLERIEFLLGDATKLSEYVESVDFAVSNLPYGLKIGRKSMIPGLYSAFFQELSKVLEKRGVFITTEKRAIEKAIEENGFEIKHHRLIGHGGLMVHTYVIE; this comes from the coding sequence ATGAGACTCCTGCTCACCACTTCACAGGGAATCGAGGATCTTGCAAAGGGGGAGGTTGAGAACCTGCTCTCCAGACTTGGAGTTCCGTTTCGTGTGGAAGAGAGACCTCTCGGCGTTGAAGGGCGGGTTCTTGCCGAGGTCGGCGAGGCTTACTACACCGACGAAAAGGGAAGGAAGCGGGACCTGAGCGTCCCAACGTACCTGAACGAACGCTCCAGGCTCCTCCACCGGGTTATTCTGGAGATAGCGAGCGAGAGGTTTGAGGGAATAGATGGGGAGGAGCCGGAAAAAGCCCTCAAGCGGATTGAAGACTTCGTGGCTTCCCTTCCGGTGGAAAGGTACATCAAGACCAGCGAGAGCTTCGCCGTGAGGAGCTTCCGGAAGGGGGAGCACAGGATAACGAGCATAGAGGTCTCGAAGACCGTTGGTAAGGCGATATTCGAGCGTTTAGAACGCTTCGGAACTCCGAAGGTCAACCTCGACCACCCGGCTGTTATATTCCGGGCAGAGCTGGTTGGGGATGTTTTCTTCCTCGGGGTAGACACGACCGGAGACAGCTCGCTCCATAAGAGGCCTTGGCGCGTTTACGACCACCCGGCGCACCTAAAGGCCAGCATAGCCAACGCACTGATTGAGCTGGCAAAACCGGACGGCGGCCCATTCATCGACCCATTCTGTGGGAGCGGTACGATTCCGATAGAGCTGGCCCTGAGGGGCTACGATGGACGGATAATCGGCCTGGAGAAGTATAGAAAACACCTGCGCGGGGCCGAGATGAATGCCCTCTCCGCAGGAGTCCTGGAGCGGATAGAGTTCCTCCTCGGAGATGCCACCAAGCTGAGCGAATACGTCGAGAGTGTGGACTTCGCGGTGAGCAACCTTCCCTACGGCCTTAAAATAGGCAGAAAGAGCATGATCCCCGGGCTTTACTCGGCTTTCTTCCAGGAGCTCTCAAAGGTTCTCGAGAAGCGCGGTGTATTTATAACGACGGAGAAGAGGGCGATAGAGAAAGCAATAGAGGAGAACGGCTTCGAGATCAAGCACCACCGCCTCATCGGCCACGGCGGGCTCATGGTACACACCTACGTAATAGAATAG